GGCAGCAGGGGGCCTGGAGGACAAGCCACAAAGAGTGGGGGGTGTAGCTGAGAACTCTAACGTAAAGGCATCCTGGGGAAGAATGTTCTAGGCAGTGGAATAGCTTGTGTAAGAAGAGCCTGGAACCAGAATAGAGAGAACCAGAATAGAGATAGCTGGAGGATAAGGCCTGGGGTGACACAGGCCAGGCCTCTGACACTCACTGcgttcccctcccaccccaagaGAAGAGCTGTGTCAACAGCCCTCAAGACGCCCCCCTGAGCATCTGAAATCCTTTATTGGTAGATCATTGCTGTTTACCATATAGAAGACTCGAGAGCGGATGAACAGTGAAAACAGAGCCCATAGTGACTGGAGCAGGCCTCTGGGCTGGGgaccctccccacaccccacggACCAGCCTAGCgacctccacccctccctggacCCTCAGGCCTTTGGCATAATGctgatgggtggggggtgggggggtggcctGCAGGCAGTGAAGCCCCTTGACTCAAAGCAGAGACTTGGATGAGCACTGAGGTGGGGGCAGTGGGATGGGGGCAGCTCTCTCCCTGACCCGGGCCGGGCCGGAGCAGCGAAAGTGGAGgaagccaggagctggggagaggcatctatttttgttttctgaaaagggGCACACGGGGGCCTGCGGGCAGGCAGGCGGCAGCCGGGGCGAGTCACGCGCTGACATCCTTCTTGTCGCCTGGCTTGGGGCCGGCTTCCAGCAAGGGGTCCCCGgggcctgcctcctccccctccttggcCTCGCTGGACTTGGAGTTGGGGACCCAGAGGCCAGAGTCGATGCAGCGCTGCATGTGGTACTTCGCATCCTGTGGGGAGAGAGGTGGCGAGTGAGGCCGGGCTGCGGCCTCCTAGCGGCCCTGCCCGTGCCCTGCATATCCCTGGACGTTCTTACTGCTTGTTCTAGCCCAGAGCTGGCCCAAGGGACTCTGCAACGATGGGAGTGGCCTGTAATCGGCATCATCCAACAcggcagccaccagccacatgtggctgccAAAACTTCAGTGGCCAgtgcgggggaggaacagaactTTACATTTTACTTAACTTTAATTCAAATTAAACAACGTACATCCAGAATAAAAGCTACGTTCCGGCAAAACGCGTTTACTTATAAAGACAGGCACTGAGCCTGTGAACCAGTTTGCAGACCCCAGGTCTAGAGAGCCATTCTCGTGGAAGCTTCTAGTAATCCTGGGCCAGGTCCTGCGACTAGACccgtttcacagaggaggaactAGTGTGGCCAACGAGCGAGCCAAGTGGCAGGAATGGGATCAAACCAAGGTCTAGGAAGACCCAAAGTCCTGCTTACCAGCACTATTACTGTTCCTAGTAACAACACCAGCCAGGGGCGCCTGACTGTCTCAGTCAGTAGTAGGGCACGCGACTCGTGATCTCTGGGtcgcgagttcaagcccacaCTGGGCGTAGACCTTACTTAATAAAACAGTTGACGTTTACCAAGTGTTCAACCATTTTCCGTACTAGCATAGAAACCGTGGTTTGATGGGGTAACCAAGGCTGGGAAGCAGAGCCCCTTTCTTGGGCAAAGGTGGAGTCAGCCTGGTGTGCCCACTATGCTCATAAACGGCCCATGGTGACAGTGACACTCAATGGCAGGGGATATGCTGAAAGTTCCGTGTTCGCTGCTGGAGTCACACCGGAGGTGCTCCGCGTACGTAAACGAGCGTGTGGCACGAGAGCCTGGCTGCCTCCCATGCCGGCCACGAGGGGACGCGACCTCCCTTGTTCCTCTGGGAAGCCCAGAGGGGACACTGCTACCGGCAACgtggggaggcagggctggggagggacggGCGGGGGACACCTCGCTCTCCCTGGATGCTCAGCTTGGCTGGTGGGCGGGCCTGGGGCGCGGTTACTCACGGTGGGGTCCATCTTGCTGATGGCGTCTTGAAGCATCTGCACATCTTTCACGTCGAAGCATTTCTGCAGTTCCTGCGGGTGCAGATGGGCCGGGGTCAGGAGCCGGGTCCCCGGGGAGTCCCGCCTGCTGCCCACCCGGGGCAGGGGAGCCGGAGCCGCACCTCAGGGAGAGACTCGTAGACCTCCACGGGGTCCAAGCCGCCGGGGCCGAGCCGCTTCCGGCGCTCCTCCTCCTCGTATTCCTTCATGGCCTTCTCGATGCGCAGCTTGGCGCGGCCCCGCACGCGCTCCTTGAAGGCCTCCAGTTCGTCGTTGAAGCCCTCCATGTACTGGCGGTCGGCTGTCTGCAGGGTCGGGGCCGGGAGGCACTCGCTGGGCCGGACCCaggacccccccgccccccgcagcaGGCCCTCAGACCCTCGGTCAGTCTCCTCCACGGGACAACCTCCAAGCCAGTCCCACCGTCCGCATGCTAACGGCCACCGGCCTGCACGCCTCCTGAGCTACAGACCTGTGATGTGACGCTCACCTCCTGCACGTGCCCGAGGGGCTCTGCGGGCACCTCAAGGTCGGCACAGCCAACCCGATCTCTGCATCACCACCACCGGCTGCCCGGGTAGCTCTGTTCCTCCAGGCGCTTGGGTGAGAAACCCCAGGTGCCCttggctctgtccctcccccccgtAGGGGCTTCCGGCACGTCCTGTCAGCTCCCCTTTTAGATTCCGTCTGGGGGCCAACCAGTCTGTGGCCCCCGCACGTCTCTGCCCTCTCCCGATATCGCGGGTCCTGATCCCACGGGCCTGAGTCGGAGGTGGACACGTGGACTGTGGACTGTGGCCCGCGCCCCGAGGAGGCCCGCGCCCCACCCGACCCGGCTCCTGGGCCACGACCTTGATCTTGGTGAAGAACTGCCGGAAGCAGGCGCGGGGATCCACCTTCAGGCTCTTAGCCAGCTCCAGGATGAACTGCATGACGATGGTCTGGTGGGCCACCTGCTCCATGAGTGCACATTTCTGCCGAGGGAGAGCAGCGTGTCACCAAGAGGTGGCCTCAGGGCAGGGCTTTTCCCAGTCGCAGGGCAGGCTCCACTCACCTCCTCCACCTCTAGGTCGATGCACCAGATGACCAGGTAGTTGGCGGTCTCCTCGCACACCAGATGGACGTTGTCTGACAGGTACTTCTGGCTGTCGTCCCAGCGACGGAGCATGCCTACGAGACACCGTCGGTGAGGCGCTGAAGGGCCCAGGAGGCGGGGGGCCAGCCCCGGTCGTCCGCACCCCCCACCAGGGGGCCCCCGCCACCCCGCGCCCAGCTCACCAAAGTGCTTGATCTGTTTCTCGTGCTTCTCCACGAACGTTTTGTGTTTCTGCTCCCTCACTTCCTCCGACTCCTCCTCCGCCTGCTCCGGCTTGGTGTTGACCATGCTCTGTGATGGGGCGAGAGGGGGAGTGGGCTGGGGCGAGGCCGCACGGCGCCTCCAGCTCGGCCGGCTGGGCCGAGGCCGCAGCGCCCATCCCATCCACGGCGGAGGTGGCGACGGCGCCATGAGCATCGAGGCGGCGGGAGCGTGGGTGTGGCAGGTGTGGCCTCGCACTAGGGCCTTCGGGCAGATCAGAGGGGGGTACCAGTGGGGTGCTCCGTCCGCCCAGCCCCACGCCTTTCCCTCCCCGCCCGGGGCCCACCagtccatccctccctccacctgcacGATCCTTGcccccccacctgcccgcccGCCACCCAGTGCACcctgcccggccccgcccccgcaccTTGCTGAAGCCGTCCTTGCTGAGCGTGTCCACGTTCCAGGGCATGCTCTTCTCCTTCTTGCGCAtctcctccagcttctgctcCCAGCTCCGCTCCTCCTTGCGCAGCTGCTGAGCCTCAGCCTGCAGCCGCTCTAGCTCCGCCTTGCTGCCCTCGCCCTCCGCCGCCTCCAGCTCCGTCAGCCTCCGCTGGCACTCGGCCACCTTGCGCCTGCACTCGCGGCAgcccctctccagctcctccttctccttctggaactgcTCCATGCGCTCCACCCGGGCCTGCGGGCAGAGGCAGCCCTTCACTCTGGGGAAGGGCCTGTCCCCTGACCCCAGCCCCGCCCCATCCCGGCCCAGCAGCATCGGGGATGGCCCCAGGGGGGTGTCCGCCCCACCCTCTGCACCACAGACCCGGCGGCGGCTTCCCTTCCGCCCCACCTGCACACACCTGTGCGGTCCACCCACCGCTGAGAACCCTCCCTCCTCGTATCCGCATCACTCAGAGCAAAAGCCCCAGTCCTATCCCTGACCCTGACCCACAAGGCCGTGCACCGtctgccctgcccccttcctccagTCACAACGGCTGCCTCCCCTTTCCTTGAGCCCGCTTCAAACCTCAGGGCATTTATACCGgctgctggctctctctccagATTTCCCTCCCACCACCGCTTACTCCCTCCCATGcttaccagtctttttttttttttttttttttataatgtttatttatttttgaaagagacagcgagcaggggagg
This DNA window, taken from Panthera tigris isolate Pti1 chromosome A2, P.tigris_Pti1_mat1.1, whole genome shotgun sequence, encodes the following:
- the CDC37 gene encoding hsp90 co-chaperone Cdc37, translated to MVDYSVWDHIEVSDDEDETHPNIDTASLFRWRHQARVERMEQFQKEKEELERGCRECRRKVAECQRRLTELEAAEGEGSKAELERLQAEAQQLRKEERSWEQKLEEMRKKEKSMPWNVDTLSKDGFSKSMVNTKPEQAEEESEEVREQKHKTFVEKHEKQIKHFGMLRRWDDSQKYLSDNVHLVCEETANYLVIWCIDLEVEEKCALMEQVAHQTIVMQFILELAKSLKVDPRACFRQFFTKIKTADRQYMEGFNDELEAFKERVRGRAKLRIEKAMKEYEEEERRKRLGPGGLDPVEVYESLPEELQKCFDVKDVQMLQDAISKMDPTDAKYHMQRCIDSGLWVPNSKSSEAKEGEEAGPGDPLLEAGPKPGDKKDVSA